The following nucleotide sequence is from Bacteroidales bacterium.
TTGAAATTTTAAAAAAGATTGTTGATTATAGACTAAAAAAATACGAAGCTGTTATTCATAAAGATTATGCCTTTACAGATAAGGTAGAAGACTTAATCAAAATGAAACTTGAGAGCACCAAAGATATTGGTCAGGAATTTATCGCTGATATATACCAAAATCGGGAATTAGGACTTATGCCCTATATGGAAGAGCAAATAAATAAATCTTTAGCTCTAACCATGGAGTTTTTATTGGATTCCCAAAAGAAAGGGTATATTCGACAAGATATAAAAGTAGATTTTATCCTTTATTATTTCAATCATATGCTACAAATGGCAAGTGATCCTGAACTGCTTTCAAAATACGAAAAACCACAAGATTTAATTATGGAAGCAACTGAATTCTTTTTTTATGGTATCGGAGCCAAACACTTAGACAAATGAAACGAGCTATACTCACTCTCCTATTCTTAACAACAGTATTCAGCCATTTTTTAAATGCTCAAGATACACTCATATTTAAAGGACAATTATCCGCTTGGTTAAATTACAATACCGAAAAGGATTTATCCTTTTGGACGGGAGCACGATATATTCCTCAATTAAACTATTTGTATTCAACAAAAAACAATCAACTTTTTGATGTAGAAGTTTCCGCAAATATTTTTGGGAGTCTCGGATCCAACATTTCAGATTCAACGTTTACCGATGGAGAAATAAAACCCTATCGTGCTTGGATGCGCTATTCGGGAAAACAATTCGAACTCAGAGCCGGACTTCAAAAAATAAACTTTGGATCTGCAATTATGTTTCGCCCTTTGATGTGGTTCGACGAAATGGATGCTCGAGATCCGCTAAATTTAACCGATGGTGTTTGGGGTATTTTAGGGCGCTACTATTTTTTAAATAATGCCAATATTTGGGCTTGGATGCTTTATGGAAATGAAGATCCACGTGCTTGGGAAATAGCTCAAAGGAATAAAGATTATCCGGAATACGGGGGAAGGATACAGTTTCCCTTAATGGAAAGTGAAATAGGTTTAACTTTCCACCATCAAACAATTGATATGAGCTCATTAATGGGAACAACACTACCATTAACAGCCGTTGCAGAAAATAAGATGGGCTTCGATATTAAAATAGATTGGCATATAGGTCTGTGGCTTGAGGGCTCTTGGGCAAATAAAAATGCAAATCTTGGAATGCTTACAAATCAAGAAATGATAACACTGGGAGCAGATTATACTTTTGGGATTGGAAATGGCTTGTATTTAGCTCTAGAATATTTCACCGCTGCCAATGATACTAAGGCTTTTGAATTTAAAGACCCTATCCATTTTTTAGCCACTTCAATAAATTATCCGGTTGGACTATTCGACAATGTGAACGCTATATTTTATTACGATAGCGCCAATAACACGGTCTATAATTTTTTTAATTGGCAAAAGAAATTAAACTCTATAAGTATTAACATAATGGCTTATTGGAATCCGATAAGCTCAACACTACCCACTGCCGGAGGGACAAATAACCTTTACGGCGGAAAAGGAATACAACTGATGCTAGTTTTTAATCATTAAAAATGGAATTATAAAGTCTTAGCGTATACAATTAATTTTCTGTGGACATTAAAACAAAATACAATGGAAATAATCAAAATTGAAGGAATGACTAAACGCTTCCCCGTTGGAAACGGAGAATTTACGGCTTTAAAAAATATTGATTTATCAATTACCGAAGGCGAATTTCTTGGTTTAGTCGGGCCTAGCGGTTCGGGAAAAACAACTTTACTAAATATTATAGGATCACTCGATACACCTTCTGAAGGAAGTGCCACCGTTATTGGTCAAAATGTAGCAACACTTAGTCATAAACAATCGGCTTTGCTACGAAATATTCATCTTGGTTTTATTTTTCAAACCTATAATTTATTGCCTGTTTACACGGTTTACGAAAATGTGGAATTTGCTTTGTTGTTACAGAATATGAGTAGCTCAGACCGTAAAAAAGCAGTTATGGAAGCTTTAGAATGGGTCGGACTTACAGATAAAATAAAATCAAAACCGGCTATGCTTTCCGGAGGCGAAAGTCAGCGCGTTGCCATTGCTCGTGCTATGGTTAAAAAACCAAAAATCGTTTTAGCCGATGAACCCACTGCTAACCTTGATTCTAAAAACTCTCATAACATCTTACAAACAATGCTCAAGCTAAATGAAGAGTTTAAAACTACATTTATCTTTGCTACACACGATGAAAAAGTGATGAAGTATCTTAAACGTAAAATCTCTTTGGCCGATGGAAAAGTGATAGCCGATGAAATGATGCAGCTTGAAAAAAGCTTTTCATAATCAATAGAAATCTTTTAAATAAAGAGATATGTTAGCCATAAAACTAGCTTTTAGAAACTTAATGGGTGCCGGACTTCGTACTTGGCTCAACGTCGTTGTATTATCCTTTGCTTTTGTACTTATCATTTTTTATAATGGTATGATGGACGGTTGGAACAGACAAGCCCGAAACGATACTCAAGACTGGGAAATAGGAAATGGTCAGTTTTGGAGTCCATCCTACGACAAATTTGATCCGTATACAATAGCGGACTCACATACTGAAATCTCAGA
It contains:
- a CDS encoding ABC transporter ATP-binding protein, whose translation is MEIIKIEGMTKRFPVGNGEFTALKNIDLSITEGEFLGLVGPSGSGKTTLLNIIGSLDTPSEGSATVIGQNVATLSHKQSALLRNIHLGFIFQTYNLLPVYTVYENVEFALLLQNMSSSDRKKAVMEALEWVGLTDKIKSKPAMLSGGESQRVAIARAMVKKPKIVLADEPTANLDSKNSHNILQTMLKLNEEFKTTFIFATHDEKVMKYLKRKISLADGKVIADEMMQLEKSFS
- a CDS encoding TetR/AcrR family transcriptional regulator; its protein translation is MSNNNQNIKYQHILSAGKELFWKHGIRRVSVEEICSHAKVSKMTFYKFFKNKRELSLEILKKIVDYRLKKYEAVIHKDYAFTDKVEDLIKMKLESTKDIGQEFIADIYQNRELGLMPYMEEQINKSLALTMEFLLDSQKKGYIRQDIKVDFILYYFNHMLQMASDPELLSKYEKPQDLIMEATEFFFYGIGAKHLDK